The window TAGGCTTGTGGGAGGTTCCTCACCCATGGCTTAATCTTCTCATTCCTAAGAGCAAAATTCATGACTTTGCCAAAGAAGTGTTTGGCAACATCCTTACAGACACCAACAATGGTCCTGTACTCATTTACCCAGTAAACAAGTCCAGGTACCAGTTCCATAACTTACCAGTgtcaatttaaatataaatttttaacttttaGTCAGGATATTACTACCTCTACTGATGTTTTTATATTAGATGGGACAACAAAACTTCCATGGTAACCCCACAAGAAGATCTTGTCTACCTCGTGGCCTTCCTATCCTCAGCGGTGCCATCTTCCACCAAATCAGATGGATTAGAACATATTTTGGCACAAAATAGAAGAATTTTGGACTTCTGTGATTCATCCAGTCTCGGGGCAAAGCAATATTTGCCCCACTACAACACTCAGAAAGAGTGGAAAGCTCATTTTGGATCTAAATGGGAGGTCTTTAGGAAGAGGAAATACAGATATGATCCCCTGGCGATCCTATCTCCTGGTCAAAAGATCTTCCAGAAAGAAAAGGCATATTTGTAATGTTTCTCGCAAAAGAGAAAACCACACATATTGTAGTGCCAAACTCTCATCATATTTGCTTCAATATGGAAATGCAACTGTTTAGCATAAAGAATTTTTGATTCATATGACAACTATGCCTAATTCTATAGTTATTTTAGTATAGTGATACAATTTCAGGTAGTCAAAAAAGGTCACtgtcaagaagaaaacacaaaCACGGGCAAATAACAGAAAAATCTATAAGCATCCGCTTGCTTCCGAGTATAATATGAAAACCGCATAATTTTAGAAATCGGCTGCTCGTTGTCTGATTTAAGAGAGCAACAATGGGTACAAGCAAAAgtagattatattatatacgaAATTCCATTCATTCAGGATACAGGAAACATAATTTGCAGGCGCTAAAAGCAAGAGATACCAGAAGATTAGAGCCATGAATAGTTCCAAATCGCGGTAGACAGTTACTTTTGATTTTTAACTTCTGCCCAGCCAAGACCTGGTCTTCCAATTTCTTCTTTAGACTCTTCGTAATCTTGGGCATCACGGAGAGAAGCTTCGAAGTCCGTAAAATCGCTTGCAACAGGAAGAAAAGATCCGATATCATCTCTAGCTCCAAAACCACCAGCACGTATGGCATCATCTAAGAAAATAGCAGCTTTCGTACTTGACCCGCATGAGGCATTCACATCCACAGACCTAGCATCTGATACCTCATTACCTCCCCCTCTAAAATTAATCATGTTGAGTTCAGTAGTTTCTTCATGATTTTCATCCAATTTAGGTTCAGTA of the Daucus carota subsp. sativus chromosome 4, DH1 v3.0, whole genome shotgun sequence genome contains:
- the LOC108215650 gene encoding uncharacterized protein LOC108215650 is translated as MESGSPENLNDEKAVSLTNDIVVNTEPKLDENHEETTELNMINFRGGGNEVSDARSVDVNASCGSSTKAAIFLDDAIRAGGFGARDDIGSFLPVASDFTDFEASLRDAQDYEESKEEIGRPGLGWAEVKNQK